A region of the bacterium HR11 genome:
TCTACGGTCGATAAGGACCCATGCGTCACAACCGGATCCGGAGTCCCAACCTTCAGCGCCCTACGCCGCCGGGGCAGGTCTACGTGGACACCTTTCCGATCTACGACATCACGCCCCGTCGGCCCGTCTTTGACCCGGCGACCTGGCGATTCCGCATCTGGGGCACCGTCGAACGGCCGGCCGAGTGGACCTGGGACGAGCTCTTACGGCTTCCGACCGTCGAGGTCGTCGCCGACTTTCACTGCGTGACCCGCTGGTCCAAGCGGGCCTTAGTCTGGGAAGGCATCCCGGTCGGAGTCCTCTTGGAGCACGTCCGGCCGAAGCCGGAAGCCGTCCAGGTCATGGCCCACAGTATGGAGGGCTACACGACCAACGTGCCCCTGGAGTACCTCCGCCGGGAGGACAGTCTGCTGGCGTTCCGGCTGAACGGCCAGCCCCTGACGCCGGAACACGGGGCCCCGCTTCGACTGGTCGTCCCTCAGTTGTACGCCTGGAAGAGCGCCAAATATCTGTGCGGCCTCGAATTTCAGACAGACTGGATACCGGGCTTTTGGGAACAGCGGGGCTATCACTTGATCGGCGACCCCTGGGAGGAACAGCGGTACTGGGAGCCCATCGAGCGGGTCCGGGCCTGGTGGCGTCGCGTTCGCGTCCGTCGCGTCGAACGCTGAAGGGGTCCGGGCGGTGAGGCCTTTGGGTGCTGGGGATTAGGCCCTTCAAAAGCATAAAACCGAATACCTAACACCGAACACCCGCTACCCCACTGAGAGGTCCTGCCCATGCTGGTCGAAGAGATGGAACGTACGTGGGAGAGTCTCCGAGAGAAGTGGTCTGAATTGCGAGGCTACCTTTGATTGGGACGCGGTTCGTGCCCGACGGGAGGCCTTGGAGGCCCAACTTCATGACCCGACGGTATGGCGAGAGCCCGTCCGCATGTCGCAGATCGCTCGGGAAAAGACCCGCTTGGAAAGTCTCCTGGCCGAGTTGGACCGGGTCGAGCGTCAGTTGGAAGACCTCCAGGTCTATCTGGAGCTGGCCCGGGAGGGCGAAGACGTCGAGCCCGAATTCCGCCAGGCCGTGGAGAGACTGGAGAAGGCCCTCCAGGAAATGGAGACCCGCCTCCTGTTGAATGAAGAAGACGACGAACGGAACGCTATTCTCAGCATCCACGCCGGGGCCGGGGGGACCGAGGCCCAGGACTGGGCCGAACTCCTCCTGCGGATGTACCTGCGATGGGCCGAAGCGCACGGCTTCAAGGCTCAGGTCGTGGACGTCCTGCCGGGCGAAGAGGCCGGCCTCAAGAGCG
Encoded here:
- the msrP gene encoding Protein-methionine-sulfoxide reductase catalytic subunit MsrP, whose translation is MRHNRIRSPNLQRPTPPGQVYVDTFPIYDITPRRPVFDPATWRFRIWGTVERPAEWTWDELLRLPTVEVVADFHCVTRWSKRALVWEGIPVGVLLEHVRPKPEAVQVMAHSMEGYTTNVPLEYLRREDSLLAFRLNGQPLTPEHGAPLRLVVPQLYAWKSAKYLCGLEFQTDWIPGFWEQRGYHLIGDPWEEQRYWEPIERVRAWWRRVRVRRVER